The Catenuloplanes niger genome includes a window with the following:
- a CDS encoding transposase family protein has protein sequence MLDVPRELVRYLARLLSAERRARGTRRGTRSLTCFYQALLVIVWFRKAEDATVLGAGFGISRATVYRYLAEGITVLSAQAPDLHEALQRAADEGWAFVILDGKLFDCDRLAETATSVKGETIDAWYSGKHRDFGANVQAVMRPDGLIIWTSPSLPGHMHDLSCAQQLGVTAALNWAAAELQLPALADAGYEGAGHGIKTPTKQPAGGRQLAVANRTVNRLLRGLRWQGERGFAILVGRWKTLRHTTASPRRIGDIVAAALHLTHFEYRILPETH, from the coding sequence ATGCTCGACGTGCCCAGGGAACTGGTGCGCTACCTTGCCCGGCTGCTGTCCGCCGAACGGCGGGCGAGGGGCACCCGTCGCGGGACACGGTCGTTGACCTGCTTCTACCAGGCGCTGCTGGTCATAGTGTGGTTCCGCAAAGCCGAAGACGCCACGGTGCTGGGCGCCGGGTTCGGGATCTCCCGGGCCACCGTTTACCGGTATCTCGCCGAAGGCATCACCGTGCTGTCCGCCCAGGCACCTGATCTGCATGAGGCGTTACAACGGGCCGCCGACGAGGGCTGGGCGTTCGTCATTCTGGACGGCAAGCTGTTCGACTGTGACCGCCTCGCGGAGACCGCCACCAGCGTGAAGGGCGAGACGATCGACGCCTGGTACTCGGGAAAGCACCGGGACTTCGGCGCGAACGTCCAGGCCGTCATGCGCCCTGACGGGCTGATCATCTGGACCTCACCGTCACTGCCCGGGCATATGCATGATCTCAGCTGCGCTCAGCAGCTGGGCGTCACCGCCGCGTTGAACTGGGCCGCCGCCGAACTGCAGCTGCCGGCCCTCGCCGACGCCGGCTACGAAGGAGCAGGTCACGGCATCAAAACCCCCACCAAACAACCGGCCGGCGGCCGGCAACTCGCGGTGGCGAACCGGACGGTGAACCGGCTGCTACGCGGCCTGCGCTGGCAAGGCGAACGCGGCTTCGCCATCCTCGTCGGCCGCTGGAAAACGCTACGCCATACCACCGCCAGCCCACGACGAATCGGTGACATCGTCGCCGCCGCACTTCACCTCACCCACTTCGAATACCGAATCCTGCCCGAAACTCACTGA
- a CDS encoding mannose-1-phosphate guanylyltransferase, with translation MFYTVIPAGGSGTRLWPLSRAGHPKFLHPLTGTDESLLQATVARLAPLAPAERTLVVTGVSHAAAVARQLAGLPEGNILVEPSPRDSCAAIALAAAVIARREPEAVMGSFAADHLIADGAAYVEVLKDAIVGAESGLLMTVGINPTHPETGYGYLQCGDAIDGGPLLRVEEFKEKPSFEVAESYVASGRYRWNAGMFVWRVDVFLAELARQQPQLASGISRIAAAWDSPEQEDVLGEVWPTLPKISVDYAVMEGAAAAGQVATVSGDFGWNDVGDFHTLGEVLSTDEAGNMVLGADTSGDRPKVLIRDSSGLVVVPHSGRLVAALGVRDLIVVDTEDAVLVCPRDRAQDVKQLVDELKQRGEHALV, from the coding sequence ATGTTCTACACCGTCATCCCGGCGGGCGGGAGCGGCACGCGCCTGTGGCCGCTGTCCCGTGCCGGTCACCCCAAGTTCCTGCACCCGCTGACCGGCACCGACGAGTCGTTGCTGCAGGCCACCGTGGCTCGCCTGGCGCCGCTGGCCCCGGCGGAGCGGACGCTCGTGGTGACCGGCGTGTCGCACGCCGCCGCGGTGGCCCGGCAGCTGGCCGGCCTGCCCGAGGGCAACATCCTGGTCGAGCCGTCGCCGCGTGACTCGTGCGCCGCGATCGCGCTGGCCGCGGCCGTGATCGCGCGCCGCGAGCCGGAGGCCGTGATGGGCTCGTTCGCGGCCGACCACCTGATCGCGGACGGCGCCGCGTACGTCGAGGTGCTCAAGGACGCGATCGTGGGCGCGGAGTCCGGCCTGCTGATGACGGTCGGCATCAACCCCACCCACCCGGAGACCGGGTACGGCTACCTGCAGTGCGGCGACGCGATCGACGGCGGCCCGCTGCTGCGCGTCGAGGAGTTCAAGGAGAAGCCGTCCTTCGAGGTCGCCGAGTCGTACGTGGCGTCCGGCCGCTACCGGTGGAACGCCGGCATGTTCGTCTGGCGCGTCGACGTGTTCCTCGCCGAGCTGGCCCGGCAGCAGCCGCAGCTCGCGTCCGGCATCTCGCGGATCGCCGCCGCCTGGGACAGCCCGGAGCAGGAGGACGTGCTCGGCGAGGTGTGGCCGACGCTGCCGAAGATCTCCGTCGACTACGCGGTGATGGAGGGCGCGGCCGCGGCCGGCCAGGTCGCCACGGTCTCCGGCGACTTCGGCTGGAACGACGTCGGCGACTTCCACACGCTCGGCGAGGTGCTCAGCACGGACGAGGCCGGCAACATGGTGCTCGGCGCGGACACGTCCGGCGACCGCCCGAAGGTGCTGATCCGCGACTCCAGCGGCCTGGTCGTGGTGCCGCACTCCGGCCGCCTGGTCGCCGCGCTCGGCGTCCGCGACCTGATCGTGGTGGACACGGAGGACGCGGTGCTGGTCTGCCCGCGCGATCGCGCCCAGGACGTCAAACAGCTCGTCGACGAGCTCAAGCAGCGCGGCGAGCACGCCCTCGTCTGA
- a CDS encoding VOC family protein, with amino-acid sequence MDISINASFLPQDDPEAALGFYRDLLGFEVRNDVGYGGLRWLTVGPPGQPGTSIVLTPPAVDPGITDDERRVITEMMAKGTYAGILLATKDLAGTFDRLQAADADIVQEPTDQPYGVRDCAVRDPAGNLIRIQQA; translated from the coding sequence ATGGACATCTCCATCAACGCCAGCTTCCTGCCGCAGGACGACCCGGAGGCCGCGCTCGGGTTCTACCGCGACCTGCTCGGCTTCGAGGTCCGCAACGACGTCGGGTACGGCGGCCTGCGGTGGCTGACCGTCGGCCCGCCCGGGCAGCCCGGCACGTCCATCGTGCTCACGCCGCCCGCGGTCGACCCGGGCATCACCGACGACGAGCGCCGCGTCATCACCGAGATGATGGCGAAGGGCACGTACGCCGGCATCCTGCTCGCGACGAAGGACCTGGCGGGCACGTTCGACCGGCTCCAGGCCGCGGACGCGGACATCGTGCAGGAACCGACCGACCAGCCGTACGGGGTGCGCGACTGCGCGGTGCGCGACCCCGCCGGAAACCTGATCCGCATCCAGCAGGCCTGA
- a CDS encoding transposase — MAGLSNPKLFRRCAELPATAPADAMSAAAYTLRLLASRIIALTAEIDDLDQHITDTVRVHTPGLLDRQGVGPDTAAALLLAAGDNPQRLASEAAFAALCGVSPTEMSSGKTQRRRLNRGGDRQANSVLYTIVGTDPPTECGCSKGK, encoded by the coding sequence ATGGCCGGCCTGAGCAACCCGAAGCTGTTCCGTCGCTGCGCAGAGCTGCCCGCCACCGCACCGGCCGATGCGATGTCCGCCGCGGCCTACACCCTCCGGCTGCTCGCCAGCCGGATCATCGCGCTGACCGCCGAGATCGACGACCTCGACCAGCACATCACCGACACCGTCCGGGTCCACACACCAGGCCTGCTCGACCGCCAGGGCGTCGGCCCCGACACCGCCGCCGCGCTGCTGCTCGCCGCCGGCGACAACCCGCAACGTCTCGCCAGCGAAGCGGCCTTCGCCGCCCTCTGCGGCGTCAGCCCGACCGAGATGTCCTCCGGCAAAACACAACGACGCCGCCTCAACCGAGGCGGCGACCGGCAAGCCAACTCCGTGCTCTACACCATCGTCGGGACTGATCCGCCGACTGAGTGCGGATGTTCCAAAGGGAAGTGA
- a CDS encoding IS3 family transposase, whose protein sequence is MAAEKAAYSVTMMCAVMDVSRSGFYEWWGRPVSASASRRAILSDLVRDVFDRSGRTYGYRRVHAELVRSGVAVDDDLVRRLMGAQQLVPVQVKRRRGLTVANQAAGPIPDLVGRDFTAAAPGAKLVGDITQIDTEEGPLFVASVIDCYSKMVIGWSVDIRYPASLVSAAMRMAAQRIPLPKDAIFHSDRGSQYTSHEFASVLAGLKVRQSVGRTGICFDNAMAESFFGKLKTELVHHRKFATRAAARREVIRYIEGFYNKQRLHSGLDYRPPAEVLEEWFVVKQAA, encoded by the coding sequence ATTGCTGCGGAGAAGGCTGCCTATAGCGTGACGATGATGTGTGCGGTTATGGATGTCTCTCGTTCTGGATTCTATGAGTGGTGGGGCCGGCCGGTGTCGGCGTCAGCGTCACGGCGTGCGATTCTCTCGGATCTGGTGCGTGACGTGTTCGACCGTTCCGGCCGCACGTACGGCTACCGGCGGGTGCACGCGGAACTCGTGCGTAGCGGCGTGGCTGTCGATGACGATCTGGTCCGCCGGCTGATGGGAGCCCAGCAGTTGGTGCCGGTGCAGGTGAAGCGGCGCCGGGGCCTGACGGTCGCGAACCAGGCAGCGGGTCCGATCCCGGACCTGGTCGGCCGGGACTTCACCGCCGCGGCGCCCGGAGCGAAGCTGGTCGGTGACATCACGCAGATCGACACCGAAGAGGGCCCGCTGTTCGTTGCCTCGGTTATCGACTGCTATTCGAAAATGGTGATCGGCTGGTCGGTCGATATCCGCTATCCGGCCAGCCTGGTCAGCGCCGCGATGCGCATGGCCGCACAACGGATCCCCTTGCCGAAAGATGCCATCTTCCATTCCGATCGCGGCAGCCAGTACACGTCGCATGAATTTGCGTCGGTTCTCGCCGGGCTGAAGGTCCGGCAATCAGTGGGCCGGACCGGGATCTGCTTCGACAACGCGATGGCCGAGTCGTTCTTCGGGAAGCTGAAGACCGAGCTCGTTCATCACCGGAAGTTCGCCACGCGGGCGGCAGCACGCCGGGAAGTGATTCGGTACATCGAAGGCTTCTACAACAAGCAGCGCCTGCATTCCGGCCTGGACTACCGGCCGCCCGCGGAAGTGCTCGAAGAATGGTTTGTTGTTAAGCAAGCCGCATGA
- a CDS encoding helix-turn-helix transcriptional regulator, translating to MDREFAQPLNVEALARDVHMSAGHLSRQFKLAYGESPYSYLMTRRIERAMALLRRGDLSVTDVCFAVGCASLGTFTTRFTELVGMSPGAYRRASVQAELPSCVAKAVTRPVRNREVQVTAATLG from the coding sequence ATGGACCGCGAGTTCGCGCAGCCGCTGAACGTGGAGGCGCTGGCCCGGGACGTGCACATGTCCGCCGGGCACCTCAGCCGGCAGTTCAAGCTCGCGTACGGTGAGTCGCCGTACTCGTACCTGATGACCCGGCGGATCGAGCGCGCGATGGCGCTGCTGCGGCGCGGCGACCTCAGCGTCACCGACGTCTGCTTCGCGGTCGGCTGCGCCTCGCTCGGCACGTTCACCACCCGCTTCACCGAGCTGGTCGGCATGTCCCCGGGTGCCTACCGGCGCGCGTCTGTGCAGGCGGAGTTGCCGTCGTGCGTCGCCAAGGCGGTCACCCGGCCGGTCAGGAATAGAGAAGTCCAGGTCACCGCGGCGACTCTAGGGTGA
- a CDS encoding excinuclease ABC subunit UvrA codes for MSHVADSHDLIRVHGARENNLKDISVELPKRRLTVFTGVSGSGKSSLVFATIAAESQRMINETYSAFVQGFMPTLARPDVDVLDGLTTAIIVDQQRMGADPRSTVGTATDANALLRILFSRIGKPYLGPPSAFSFNTASVSGSGALTVERGAATKAQKATFSRVGGMCVRCEGRGTVNDIDLSALYDDTKSLSEGALTIPGYSMEGWYGRIFAGSGWFDMDKPIKKFTKKEMHDLLYREPTKIKVDGINLTYTGLIPSIQKSYLSKDVEAMQPHIRAFVERAVTFQTCPECDGTRLSEGARACKIKGISIADACAMQISDLAAWAASLKEPSVAPLLDTLRHTLDSFTEIGLGYLSLERPAGTLSGGEAQRVKMIRHLGSSLTDVTYVFDEPTTGLHPHDIQRMNNLLLRLRDKGNTVLVVEHKPETIAIADHIVDLGPGAGTGGGEVCFEGTVDGLRASATVTGRHFDDRASLKPSVRTPTGTIEIRGAELHNLRGVDVDVPLGVLVVVTGVAGSGKSSLIHGSVAPRDGVVAIDQGAIRGSRRSNPATYTGLLEPIRKAFAKANGVKPALFSANSEGACPTCNGNGVIFTDLGMMAGVATTCEDCEGKRFQASVLEYQFGGRNISEVLTMPVAAATTFFGEGEARTPAAHAILTRLTDVGLGYLTLGQPLTTLSGGERQRLKLATHMGEKGGTYVLDEPTAGLHLADVEQLLGLLDRLVDSGKSVIVIEHHQAVMAHADWIIDLGPGAGHDGGKIVFEGTPEALVASRATLTGQHLADYVGVHKL; via the coding sequence ATGAGTCACGTCGCCGACAGCCACGACCTGATCCGGGTGCACGGCGCCCGGGAGAACAACCTCAAGGACATCAGCGTCGAGCTGCCGAAACGACGGCTGACCGTGTTCACCGGCGTGTCCGGATCCGGCAAGAGCTCGCTGGTCTTCGCCACCATCGCGGCCGAGTCACAGCGCATGATCAACGAGACGTACAGCGCGTTCGTCCAGGGCTTCATGCCCACACTGGCCCGGCCGGACGTCGACGTGCTCGACGGGCTGACCACCGCGATCATCGTGGACCAGCAGCGGATGGGCGCCGACCCGCGCTCCACCGTGGGCACCGCCACCGACGCGAACGCGCTGCTGCGCATCCTGTTCAGCCGGATCGGCAAGCCGTACCTCGGCCCGCCCAGCGCGTTCTCGTTCAACACCGCGTCGGTCAGCGGCAGCGGCGCGCTGACCGTCGAACGCGGCGCCGCCACCAAGGCGCAGAAGGCCACGTTCTCCCGGGTCGGCGGCATGTGCGTGCGCTGCGAGGGCCGCGGCACCGTCAACGACATCGACCTCTCGGCACTGTACGACGACACGAAGTCGCTGAGTGAGGGCGCGCTGACCATCCCGGGCTACAGCATGGAGGGCTGGTACGGCCGGATCTTCGCCGGCTCGGGCTGGTTCGACATGGACAAGCCGATCAAGAAGTTCACGAAGAAGGAGATGCACGACCTCCTCTACCGCGAGCCGACGAAGATCAAGGTGGACGGGATCAACCTGACGTACACCGGGCTGATTCCGTCGATCCAGAAGTCGTACCTGTCCAAGGACGTGGAGGCGATGCAGCCGCACATCCGCGCGTTCGTCGAGCGCGCGGTCACGTTCCAGACCTGCCCCGAATGCGACGGCACGCGGCTCAGCGAGGGTGCGCGCGCGTGCAAGATCAAGGGAATCAGCATCGCGGACGCGTGCGCGATGCAGATCTCCGACCTGGCGGCGTGGGCCGCTTCGCTGAAGGAGCCGTCCGTGGCGCCGCTGCTGGACACGCTGCGGCACACGCTCGACTCGTTCACCGAGATCGGGCTGGGATACCTGTCGCTGGAACGGCCGGCGGGCACGCTCTCCGGCGGTGAGGCGCAGCGGGTCAAGATGATCCGGCACCTGGGTTCGTCGCTGACCGACGTCACGTACGTCTTCGACGAGCCGACCACCGGCCTGCACCCGCACGACATCCAGCGGATGAACAACCTGCTGCTCCGGCTGCGCGACAAGGGCAACACGGTGCTGGTCGTCGAGCACAAGCCGGAGACGATCGCGATCGCGGACCACATCGTCGACCTGGGGCCCGGCGCCGGGACCGGCGGGGGTGAGGTGTGCTTCGAGGGCACGGTCGACGGACTGCGTGCCAGTGCCACCGTCACCGGCCGGCACTTCGACGACCGGGCTTCGTTGAAGCCGTCCGTGCGTACACCTACCGGCACAATTGAGATCCGCGGTGCCGAGCTGCACAACCTGCGCGGCGTGGACGTGGACGTGCCGCTCGGCGTGCTGGTCGTGGTGACCGGCGTGGCCGGGTCCGGAAAGAGCTCGCTGATCCACGGCTCGGTCGCTCCGCGGGATGGCGTCGTCGCGATCGACCAAGGTGCGATCCGCGGGTCCCGGCGCAGCAACCCCGCGACGTACACCGGGCTGCTGGAGCCGATCCGGAAGGCGTTCGCGAAGGCCAACGGGGTCAAGCCGGCGCTGTTCAGCGCGAACTCCGAGGGCGCCTGCCCCACGTGCAACGGCAACGGCGTCATCTTCACCGACCTCGGCATGATGGCCGGCGTGGCCACCACCTGCGAGGACTGTGAGGGGAAGCGGTTCCAGGCGTCGGTGCTGGAGTATCAATTCGGCGGGCGGAACATCAGCGAGGTGCTGACCATGCCGGTCGCGGCCGCCACGACGTTCTTCGGCGAGGGCGAGGCCCGGACGCCCGCCGCACACGCGATCCTGACCCGCCTGACTGACGTCGGGCTGGGCTATCTGACGCTCGGGCAGCCGTTGACCACGCTTTCCGGCGGCGAACGCCAGCGCCTGAAGCTCGCCACCCACATGGGCGAGAAGGGCGGCACCTACGTCCTCGACGAGCCCACCGCCGGTCTGCACCTCGCGGATGTGGAACAGCTCCTGGGGCTGCTGGACCGGCTGGTCGACTCCGGCAAGTCGGTCATCGTCATCGAGCATCACCAGGCGGTCATGGCCCACGCCGACTGGATCATCGACCTCGGCCCCGGCGCCGGCCACGACGGCGGAAAAATCGTCTTCGAGGGCACTCCGGAGGCATTGGTCGCGTCACGCGCGACGCTGACCGGCCAGCATCTCGCCGACTACGTCGGCGTTCACAAGCTTTAG
- a CDS encoding transposase: MVKKPVKYSPELRAEVVAAYEQGGRTYAEVARNYNLVPETVRLWVAAAKKENSGQTPEARGSIERARVAEMERRIRELESENAFLKKAAAFFAREQR, encoded by the coding sequence GTGGTAAAGAAACCGGTGAAGTATTCGCCTGAATTGCGGGCTGAGGTCGTCGCGGCGTACGAGCAAGGCGGGCGTACGTATGCCGAGGTGGCTCGCAATTACAACCTTGTGCCGGAGACGGTGCGGTTGTGGGTGGCTGCGGCCAAGAAGGAGAATTCCGGTCAGACTCCGGAGGCCCGGGGTTCGATAGAACGGGCGCGGGTCGCGGAGATGGAGCGGCGTATCCGTGAGCTGGAGTCGGAGAACGCGTTCCTGAAAAAAGCTGCGGCCTTCTTCGCGAGAGAACAACGGTAG
- a CDS encoding IS110 family transposase — MSRISHPPAISQTGARTEAVLGVDTHKDFHAAAVVSAAGMLLGSRTSAATADGYQQMLDWAASLGQVRSAGIEGTHSYGAALTRHLHAVNIQIIEVNQPDKADRRRRGKTDAIDAETAARAVLSGRATATAKTGDGPVEMIRLFKLAKASAIKSRSQTINQLKPSSSAQTPNSAHPWPA; from the coding sequence ATGTCCAGAATCTCCCACCCACCTGCCATCAGCCAGACCGGCGCCCGCACCGAGGCGGTCCTCGGCGTCGACACGCACAAGGACTTCCACGCCGCCGCCGTGGTCAGCGCGGCGGGTATGCTCCTCGGCAGCCGCACCTCCGCCGCGACCGCCGACGGCTACCAGCAGATGCTGGACTGGGCCGCGAGTCTCGGACAGGTCCGGTCCGCCGGGATCGAGGGCACCCACTCCTACGGCGCCGCCCTGACCCGCCACCTACACGCCGTGAACATCCAGATCATCGAGGTCAACCAGCCTGACAAGGCCGATCGGCGCCGCCGCGGCAAGACCGATGCCATCGACGCCGAGACCGCTGCCCGCGCCGTGTTGTCCGGCCGCGCCACCGCTACCGCGAAGACCGGCGACGGCCCGGTCGAGATGATCCGGCTGTTCAAGCTGGCCAAAGCCTCCGCGATCAAGTCCCGCTCACAAACGATCAACCAACTTAAGCCGTCCTCGTCGGCGCAGACCCCCAACTCCGCGCATCCATGGCCGGCCTGA